In Syntrophorhabdus sp., the DNA window ACCTGGGAAAGGTCGAGGTTCTCAAAGAGTACGACCGGGAGATCCGGGGCGTCTCGATAGCGATCCGCCAGCCTGCCGTCATACGTCTTCTCACCCTTGTCCGGAGCAACCACGCCAAAGTGAAGTTTTCCCGAAGGAACGTTTTTCTCCGGGACGATCATACCTGTCAGTATTGCGGAAAGAAGCTCGATGCCAAATACCTGACCTGCGATCACCTTGTCCCCAGGTCCCGGGGAGGCGTAACGGAATGGACCAACATCGTCACCTCCTGCATTACCTGCAACCTGAAGAAAGGGGACAAACTGCCTGAAGAAGTGAAGATGCACCCGAGGAAGAGACCTTCACGGCCCAACGGGTTCTACATGTTCATGCTGAACCTCGGGGTCAAGGTGCCGCCCGAGTACTGGCGAGACTACATGTTCATAAGGAATTGAGATGGATAGAGTCTGGGCTCCCTGGAGAATGGAGTATATCACAGGCACGAAAGCACCTGGCGAGAAGAGGTGCTTTCTCTGCATCGATGAAGGGAAGGACAACGAGTCCCTCGTGATAGGCAGGCTCGGCAAGGCCTTTGTCATCATGAACCGTTTTCCCTACACCAACGGCCACGTCATGGTCGTGCCGGTCCGCCACACGGGCCTCATGGAGGACCTTACCGACGAGGA includes these proteins:
- a CDS encoding HNH endonuclease, coding for MDRTLLLNTTFEPISVLSWKKAITLVYLGKVEVLKEYDREIRGVSIAIRQPAVIRLLTLVRSNHAKVKFSRRNVFLRDDHTCQYCGKKLDAKYLTCDHLVPRSRGGVTEWTNIVTSCITCNLKKGDKLPEEVKMHPRKRPSRPNGFYMFMLNLGVKVPPEYWRDYMFIRN